From Mycobacterium cookii:
TCACTGGCCGGGGTTTTGTTCCTCGCGGCATTGGCTGTCGGAGTTACCGTCGGCGCCCGCCTGGCGCCGAGGGCGCTGGAGCGACGGCAACGGGCGGTCGTCGAAGCGGCCGGCATCACCGTCGCGCAGATGCTGGATCGCATCGTCGCGCTGATGCCGCTGGGCGCCGCCGTCGTGGACCGCCACCGCGACGTGGTCTATCACAACGGCCGGGCCAAGGAGCTGGGCCTGGTGCGCGAGCGACAGCTGGACGACGAGGCGTGGCAGGCCGCGCGTAAGACCCTCACCGACGGCTCGGACGTCGAGTTCGACCTGATGCCGGGCAAGCGGCTGGTCCCGGGGCGCGCGGGCCTCTCGGTGCACGGACAGGCGCGGCTGCTCAGCGAGGAAGACCGCAGGTTCGCCGTGGTCTTCGTCTACGACCATTCCGAATATGCCCGGATGGAGGCGACCCGCCGCGACTTCGTGGCCAACGTCAGCCACGAGCTCAAGACTCCGGTCGGTGCGATGTCGGTGCTCGCCGAGGCGCTGCTGTCCTCGGCCGACGACCCCGAGACCGTGCGGCGGTTCGGCGAGAAGGTGCTCGTCGAGGCCACCCGGCTGGGCAACATGGTCAGCGAGCTGATCGAGTTGTCCCGGTTGCAGGGTGCCGAGCGATTGCCGGACATGGGTGCCGTCGATGTCGATTCCGTTGTCGCCGAAGCAATTTCACGTCACAAGGTGCCTGCCGACAACTCCGACATCACGGTGCGAACCGACGAGCCCAGCGGTCTGCGGATGATGGGCGAGCAGGCCCTGCTGGTCACCGCCGTGGCCAACCTGGTGTCCAACGCGATCGCGTACTCGCCACGCGGCTCGCTGGTGTCGATCAGCCGTCGGCGTCGCGGCGAGAACATCGAAATCGCGGTCACCGACCGGGGTATCGGAATTGCCCGTAAGGACCAAGAGCGCGTCTTCGAACGGTTCTTCCGCGCCGACAAGGCCCGCTCGCGTGCCACCGGCGGCACCGGACTCGGCTTGGCCATCGTCAAACACGTTGCGGCCAACCACAATGGCAGCATCGGTTTGTGGAGCCAGTTGGGTACCGGCTCGACGTTCACCCTGTCCATCCCCGCCTACGACACCGTTTACGACCCGCCCGAACAACCGCCAGAGCGCGAGATTCGGCCCATGAAGCCCCAACGGGAGCCCCAACGAGAGGAAGAGCTACACCGATGACCCTGAAGGAATCGCACTAATGACCAGTGTCCTGATCGTGGAGGACGAAGAATCGCTGGCGGATCCGCTGGCGTTCCTGCTCCGCAAGGAAGGCTTCGAGGCCACCGTAGTGACCGACGGGCAGTCCGCGCTGGCCGAGTTCGACCGGGCCGGCGCCGACATCGTGCTGCTCGACCTGATGTTGCCGGGCATGTCGGGCACCGACGTCTGCAAGCAGTTGCGGTCGCGTTCCAGCGTGCCGGTGATCATGGTGACGGCACGTGACAGCGAGATCGACAAGGTCGTGGGCCTCGAATTGGGCGCCGACGACTACGTCACCAAGCCGTATTCGGCGCGTGAGCTGATCGCCCGGATCCGCGCGGTGCTGCGCCGTGGCGGTGACGACGACTCTGAGATCACCGACGGCGTGCTGGAGTCCGGGCCGGTGCGAATGGACGTCGAACGCCACGTTGTCTCGGTCAATGGTGAACCGATTACGTTGCCGCTCAAGGAATTCGACTTGCTCGAGTACCTGATGCGCAACAGCGGCCGGGTGCTGACGCGTGGTCAGTTGATCGACCGGGTGTGGGGCGCGGACTACGTCGGCGACACCAAGACGCTGGACGTGCACGTCAAGCGTCTGCGCTCCAAGATCGAGTCCGACCCGGCCAACCCGATTCACCTGGTGACGGTCCGCGGACTGGGTTACAAACTCGAGGGCTGAACCCTCACGCCGATGATTGGCGAGTCGAGCAGGAAACTCACGACGGGGTCTTCTCGGTGGTATTCGGTGCCGAGTCACCGCGTAAGCCGACCTCGGCGTGGCCGGTGCCGATCACCGACCAGTGGCGGTCGTCGATCTCGACGTAGATGTCGGCCTGCTCGGTGTTGGTGCATACTGCGGTGGCGCCGTCAGGATCGGTGTAACCGAGGCTCACGCATCGCTCGGCGGGCTGGTCGACGCGGATCAGCACCTGACGACCGCCGATCCGACCCTTCAGTTGCCAGTGCCGCAGGCCCAATGTGGTCCGCATCCGCACCGACGGCAAAGTGCTTGCAGGCCAATCTTTTCCGTCGATACGGAATCGAACGAACGCCAGCGGCGAGAGTCTGCGCAGGCCCGCTTTGCGCGACACCGCGGTGACCACCTCCAGCACGTCGCCGTCGCCGAGGTCAGCGTGGATCCAGCCCCAGCGGCTAGCGTTGCCGTGCCCGTAGATGTGGGATACGGCGCCGCGCCACCCATCGACCCGGTGGGTGATGTCGCCGACGCCGAGCGAGCCGGTGAACTGTGCGGTCGGGGCGAGCACCACTTGCGCGCCGGGCAGCAGTTCGCGCTCCCACACCGATCGCGGGAAGGTCCACAGCGGGGCACCGCTGTCCTTCCAGCTCAGGTTCCATGCCATTGGCCCGGCCCGCCCGGTCAGCACTTCCGACGTCATTCGAGCTTCGGCAACTGTGAGCCAGTCCGGCCCAGTGTCCGGCGCGACGGGCTCGGGACCGAAACGCTCGGTCTGCGGTAGGCCGCCTGCGGGAAACCAGCTCACCCAGCCGTGTGCATAGGGATCGCGGGCGCTTGTCGACGTCGGCGACACCATCTCGTAGTGGACCCACAGCGCAGCGCGCGTCACCGGATCCGACAGGGTCGCGTACCAAACCTCCAGACGGCCGGCCTGTCCGCGCCACCGTGGTGCCGCAGCCGACTGCAATTCCTCGTTAACGGCTCCACCTCCCGCGTCGCTGAGGGTGCGTCCACGATATTGGTTAAACCAACGAACCAGTCAAGTGTCTTCCGGCAGCCGGACGGCTGATGCCATTGCAGGGCTGACACCGGCCGACCGTCGGCGCACACTGGCGTCATGGCTCGACGGTTACGCATCGTCGCGGTCGTCATCGGCACCGCTGTGTTTCTGGTCGCCTCCGCCGGCTGCATGACGACTCCCGCCGCGCCCGGCAGCCCCGGAATCCGCGCCAAGACCAAGATGTGGCCGTTCAAGCGGAACCCGGCCGGCCCGGATATGCGGGCGTGGGTGGAGAAGTACGGCCAGAACGCGTTGCAAATGCCCAATCTGCCGGATGTGGGCGCCGCCACCCCACAGCAGCGGGCCGCTGCGACCGATCTGCTGGTCCGAACCGAAGCCGCCACAGCCGGATGGGTCGACTTGGCCGCGGCCGAGAAGGCTGGTTACCGGCAAAACCCGGCGGTCACCAGACTCACCGAGGTCTACGCCTCAATGGTGCCGGGCAAGATGACGATGATGCATGTCGCCAAGGACCACCCCGGCGGCGCCGTGCTGGACCCCAACGCCCCCGACATGCTGATGTACGACTACGAGAGCGACGGCGCATGGAAGCTCGTCGGAGTCATGTTCCTGGCCGACGGCGCGTATCCGGGGCCGCCGCCCACGCCGGGAGGTCCGATCACTCGCTGGCACTACCACCCGCGCATGGCCATGCGGCACTTGGGAATGCACATCTTCTTCGGCATGGGCAACGATCTCGCCCACGCCTACGCGGTCAACATGGACGGCATGTAAGCGCCCGCTATTCGGCGGCCCGGGTAGCGGGGTGCACCGCGACAAGCCCTAACCCGCCACGCCGCTTGCACATCGCCGCCAGCTCGGAATAGGCCTTCTCGCCGAGCAACTCGGTGAGCTCGGCAGCCATGCTGACCCACACCGGCTCGGCGCCGACATGGGCGGCCGGATCGCCGGTGCAGTACCAGTGCAGGTCGGCGCCGCCGGCGCCCCAGCCGCGGCGGTCGTACTCGGTGACGGTGGTCTTGAGGATCTCCGAGCCGTCGGGACGGGTCACCCATTCCTGACTGCGGCGGATCGGCAACTGCCAGCAGACGTCGGGCTTCATCGTCAGCGGCTGCACGCCGAGCTTGAGCGCCTTGGTGTGCAGTGCGCAGCCCTGGCCGCCCGAGAAATCCGGCCGGTTCAAGAAGATGCAGGCGCCTCTGTACTTGCGGGTGCGGAACTGCTCTTCGCCTTCATGCTCGTCGAGCTCGAGATAACCCTTGCGCCCCAAGCCTTTATCGCGAAACTGCCAGTCGTCGTCGGTGAGCTTGGACACCGCGTCGTCGAGCCGGGCCCGGTCGTCGTCATCGGACAAAAACGCGCCGTGCGAGCAGCAGCCGTCGTCGGGGCGGTCTTCGACGGTGCCCTGGCAGGCAGGCGTGCCGAACACGCACGTCCACCGGGACAGCAGCCAGGTCAGATCCGCGGCGATCAGATGCTCGGGATTGTCGGGGTCGTAGAACTCCACCCACTCACGGGCGAAGTCCAATTCGACTTCACCGGGGTGATTTGGCTGCGCACTTGCCACGGTTTTCACGGTAGACCAATCCGTCGGTACCGTGCCCCACCGTAAGGTTGTGTCTCGTGCGATTAGGTGTGCTCGACGTGGGCAGCAACACGGTCAACCTGCTGGTGGTGGACGCCCGCCGCGGCGGGCACCCGACGCCGATGAGTTCGACGAAGGCCACCTTGCGACTGGCCGAGTCGATCGACGGCTCAGGCAAGATCACCCGCAAGGGCGCCGACAAGCTGATCGAGACCATCGACGAGTTCGAGAAGATCGCCGACAGCTCCGGATGCGCCGAGTTGATGGCGTTCGCCACATCAGCGGTCCGCGACGCCACGAACTCCGACGACGTGTTGTCCCGGGTCCGCAAGGAGACCGGCGTCCAACTGCAGGTGCTGCGCGGCGTCGACGAGTCTCGGCTGACGTTCCTGGCGGTGCGGCGCTGGTACGGGTGGAGCGCGGGCCGGATCATCAACCTCGACATCGGCGGCGGCTCGCTGGAGATGTCCAGCGGCGTCGACGAGGAACCCGAAGTCGCGTTATCGCTGCCCCTGGGCGCCGGCCGGCTGACCCGCGAATGGCTCAAGGACGATCCGCCCGGCCGCCGCCGGGTGGGCATGCTGCGCGACTGGCTGGACGCGGAGTTGGCTGACGCGAGTGCCAAGTTGCTCGACGCCGGCAACCCCGACCTCGCGGTCGCGACGTCGAAGACATTCCGTTCGCTGGCCCGGCTGACCGGGGCGGCGCCGTCGGCCGACGGACCTCGGGTGAAGCGGACGCTGACGGCCAATGGCCTCAGACAACTCATATCTTTCATCTCTAGGATGACGACCGCTGACCGTGCCGAATTGGAAGGGGTGAGCGCCGAGCGAGCGCCGCAAATTGTGGCAGGAGCTCTGGTCGCAGAGGCAAGTATGCGAGCGCTGTCGTTGGATTCGGTGGACATTTGCCCGTGGGCGCTACGGGAGGGTCTTATTCTGCGCAAACTCGACAGCGAAGCTGACGGAACCGCCCTGGTCGAGACATCGGTGCGAGATGCTGTTAAACAGCGAGCCGATCGGAATGGCGGCAAGAAATGACCGGACCAAACGAGACCACCCGACCCATCTCGGTTGCCGAGCTGCTGGCCAAGAACGGCACACTCGGGGCACCCGTTCCCGCGCGTCGCCGCCGCCGCCGCGGCAACTCCGATGCGGTCACCGTCGCCGAACTGACCGGCGAGATTCCGATCATCACCGACGACACCGACCCCGACGCGCCTGAGCATTCGACTGCCCGACCCGTCGACGACCCGGCCCCCGCCAAGCCCGCTGAGAAGCCGTCGTACTGGTCGGAACCCGAGCCGCGCTGGCCGGAGTCCGCGCCGCCTCGCCCGCGGGAAGCGGGACCCGAGCCGCGCGAACCGCGTCTGCAGCCCAGCGCGTATCCGCGCCCGGTGCGCACCAACGGACGAACCGAAGCCGATCGCGCCGAGGACCGCAACGACAAGCCGGCGGAACGGACCGGGGCCGAGGGCATGGCCCCCGATCCGATCGAGGACTACGCGGGCATGTCGGTGGATGTGATGGACACCGACGTGCGAGACGCCGAGCCGGTGATCGAAGACTCCGCCTACGTGCGCTCCTACCTGCAAACTGGCGAGAACGACGATTCCCACGACGACCGGTCTTATCGCGACATCGCCGATGTCGCCGAGGAAGAGGACTACCCCGACGACCTCGACCACGGCGAACCGCACACCTGGTCGCGAGCCGACAGCATGCGTTTCGGCGGAATGGTTGTGCTGCAATCGATTCTGGCTGTCGCATTTGGCGCCGGACTGTTCATCGCGTTCGACCAGCTGTGGCGATGGAACAACATCGTGGCGTTGGTGCTCTCGGTTCTGGTCATCCTCGGCCTGGTGGTGGGTGTGCGGGTGGTGCGAAAGACCGAGGACATCGGCAGCACGCTGATCGCGGTGGCGGTCGGCGCACTGGTCACGCTGGGCCCGCTGGCATTGTTGCAATCCGGCTAGCGCTCAGCAGACATCTGTGCGCCCAGCCATCAAGGTCGGTCTGTCGACGGCCTCGGTCTATCCGATGAAGACCGAGGCCGCTTTCGAATATGCGGCCAAGCTGGGCTACGACGGTGTCGAGCTGATGGTGTGGGGCGAGTCGGTCAGCCAGGACATCGGCGCGGTGGCCAAGCTCTCAAAGCGATACCGGGTTCCGGTGCTGTCGGTGCACGCGCCCTGTCTGCTGATCTCGCAGCGGGTCTGGGGTGCCAACCCGATCGCCAAGCTCGATCGCAGTGTGCGGGCCGCCGAAAAGCTGGGCGCCCAAACCGTCGTCGTGCATCCGCCGTTCCGCTGGCAACGCCGTTACGTCGACGGCTTCACCGAGCAGGTCGCGCAGTTGGAAGAGTCCAGCGATGTGCTGGTGGCCGTGGAGAACATGTTCCCGTTTCGGGCCGACCGGTTCTTCGGCGCGGGGCAGACGATGGAGCGGATGCGCAGACGCGGGGGCGGGCCGGGGCCGGGGATCTCGGCGTTCGCGCCGTCGTACGACCCGCTGGACGGCAACCACGCGCACTACACGCTGGACCTCTCGCACACCGCGACCGCCGGCACCGATGCGGTCGACATGGCGGAGCGCATGGGTTCGGGGCTGGTGCATCTGCACCTGTGCGACGGCACCGGTCTGCCGGCCGACGAACACCTGACACCGGGTCGTGGCACCCAGCCGGTGGTCGAGGTCTGCGAGATGCTGGCCACCGGCGACTTCGCCGGCCACGTCGTCCTGGAGGTGTCGACCTCGAGTGCGCGTTCCGTTCACGAGCGCGAGGCCATGTTGGCTGAGTCGCTGCAATTCGCCCGTACGCACCTGTTGCGTTAAAACGCAAGGATATTCGACAACTTGACCCCACTATTCACCTCCGCGATGGCACTCCGCGAGGTCCGTGAGGACGGCGTGCGCCGCATCTATGAGGGCGAGCTGAACAAGATTTGGACCATCGGGCCCAAGGTGCACGGCGGCGCCATGGTTGCGTTGTGCGCCAACGCCGCTCGCACAGCCCACGGCGGACCCGTTGAGCCGGTTGCGGTTTCGGCCAGCTTTCTGTCCGCACCCGATCCCGGCCCGATGCAGCTGGTCACCTCGATGCGTAAGCGCGGGCGTCGGATCAGCGTGGTCGACGTCGAGCTGATCCAGGGTGATCGCGCCGCGGTGCACGCCGTGATCACGCTCGGTGAGCCGGAGCACCTGGTGCCGCCGCTGCTGTCGGCCAATCCGGCGGTCGGCCTGATGGATCCCGAGCCACCCGACGACGTCCTGCCGATCGCGCCCGGTCATCGGCTGGCCGGGCTGGTGAACCTGGCCGAGGGCTGTGAGGTGCGGACGCTGACCTCGACGCTGGGCATCTCCACCGACGGCAAGCCGCCGGTGATACAGAACTGGGTTCGGCCACGTGACGCGGCACCCGACGTGCTGTTCGCGTTGATGTGCGGCGACATCTCGGCGCCGGTGAGCTTCGCCGTTGATCGCACCGGCTGGGCGCCGACCGTTCAGCTGACCGCCTACCTGCGTGGGTTGCCGGCCGACGGCTGGCTGCGGGTGGTGTGCACGTGTGTGCAGATCGGTCAGGACTGGTTCGACGAAGACCACACCGTCGTCGACTGCGAAGGCCGCATCGTGGTGCAGAGCCGACAGCTGGCGATGGTGCCCGCGCCTTGATGACGAAACTGTCAAACGTCTGAGATGCTGGTCGGCATGGCCAGAATCGCGATCGTCGGCGGCGGCAGCATGGGCGAAGCCCTGCTTTCCGGGCTGCTGCGGGCCGGACGGCAGGTCAAGGACTTGGTGGTCGCCGAGCGGATGCCTGACCGCGCCCGCTACCTCGCCGACACCTATTCGGTGCTGGTGACGTCGCTGCCGGATGCGGTGGGCAACGCGACGTTCGTCATCATCGCGGTGAAGCCCTCCGACGTCGGTTCGACGGTTGCCGACATCGCCCAGATCGCCTGCGATGCCGCCCACGACAGTCCTGATCAGGTGGTCATCACCGTCGCCGCCGGGGTGACGACGGCCTACCTGGAGTCGAAGTTGCCGGCCGGCACACCGGTGGTCCGGGTGATGCCCAACGCGCCCGCGTTGGTCGGCGCCGGGATCAGCGCCATGGCCCCAGGCCGCTATGCGACGCCAGAGCAACTCAAAGAGGTCGCCGCGCTGTTCGACTCGGTCGGCGCCGTGCTGACGGTGCCCGAGGAGCACCTGGACGCCGTCACGGCGGTATCGGGCTCAGGCCCGGCGTATTTCTTCCTGATGGTCGAGGCTCTGGTGGATGCCGGCGTGGGTGCAGGGCTAAGTCGCGCGGTCGCCACCGAGCTGGTTTCCCAGACGATGGCCGGGTCGGCGGCGCTGTTGCTGGACCGCATGGAGCAGGACCGTGGAACGGGTAGCGACGCGGCGCGGGATCTGTCGCTGGATACCACCGCTGCGCGGCTGCGGGCCGTTGTTACCTCGCCCGGTGGAACTACTGCGGCTGCTTTGCGAGAATTGGAAAAGCGTGGTTTGCGGGCGGCGGTAGACGAGGCGGTTCGGGCCGCAAAAACCCGCTCTGAGCAGCTAAGAATTACATCAGAGTAATTTATAGAATTTTATTTAATTACCCCCATGCGTCGCAGTAACCCCACTAGTCCCGCTATTCTCCTTCTTGGTAAGCACCTGTCGGTGCCAGCGGAGGGGAAGCCGCTGGGATTGCAGGAGCCTGACGGATTGGGTTGCGATGACGTCTATGAACGGGCCATCGGGACGGGATTCAGCTGGCGGTAAGGCGGGACGAGATTCAGGTTCCGCGGACGGCCAGCAGCCCCGCACGCAGTTCCTGACCGTCGCTGAAGTGGCAGCACTGATGCGGGTCAGCAAGATGACGGTCTACCGGCTGGTTCACAACGGTGAACTGCCGGCCGTCCGCGTCGGCAGGTCATTCCGCGTGCACGCCAAGGCCGTGCACGACATGCTGGAGAGCTCCTACTTCGACGCCGGCTAGCGTTGCCGCGTCCAGCATCAAGCTGGCGTGACATTGGAACGCGATCGCCACGCCGGCCTCGCGGTCGCCTCTAGTCGCGTGCACCGGTGAGCCGTATCGGCCTGCCGGTGCACTTTGGTGTTCGACGCGTTGTCCCGGGTAGAGTGTCCGGGTTATTGCATGTAGCCCGGCCATGGCGGACTCGGGCCGGCCACCGCTCGACGACGATGCGGGACGCGCAGCGTCTCGAAGAGGAGTCGGGCAATCCAATACAGATAGCGGAGTTATGGGTTCAGTAATCAAGAAGCGGCGTAAGCGGATGTCGAAGAAGAAGCACCGTAAGCTGCTTCGCCGCACACGGGTGCAGCGTAGAAAACTCGGTAAGTAACCTCGCACCGCTGCCGCCGCTAGGCTAGCCAGGTGGAGTCGTCGGGCGGTCAATCAGGCAACGGACCTGACACCGTTCACTATCCGAAAGTCGTGCTGGTCACCGGTGCGTGCCGGTTTCTCGGCGGCTATCTCACGGCGCGACTGGCGCAGAACCCGATGATCAACCGGGTCATCGCGGTCGACGCCGTCGCACCCAGCAAGGACATGCTGCGGCGGATGGGCCGCGCCGAGTTCGTCCGCGCCGACATCCGCAACCCCTTTGTCGCCAAGGTGATTCGAAACGGCGACGTCGACACGGTGGTGCACGCCGCGGCGGCGTCGTTCGCGCCGCGGTCCGGTGGCGGGGCGGCGTTGAAGGAAATCAACGTGCTCGGTGCGATGCAACTGTTCGCTGCCTGCCAGAAGGCGCCGTCGGTCAAACGTGTCGTGCTGAAGTCCACGTCGGAGGTCTACGGGTCAAGCGCGCATGACCCGGTGATGTTCACCGAGGACAGCAGCAGCCGTCGTCCATTCCGGGAGGGCTTTCCCAAGGACAGCCTGGACATCGAGGGTTACACCCGCGGGCTGGGTCGGCGTCGGCCCGACATCGCGGTGACGATTCTCCGGCTGGCCAACATGATCGGTCCGGCGATGGAAACCACACTGTCGCGATATCTGGCCGGGCCGCTGGTGCCGACGGTGCTCGGTCGCGATGCCCGGCTGCAGCTGTTGCACGAGCAGGATGCGCTCGGCGCGCTGGAACGCGCCGTGATGGCGGGCAGGGCAGGCACTTTCAACATCGGCGGCAGCGGGGTCATGATGCTGTCGCAGGCGATTCGACGGGCCGGGCGCGTCTCGCTGCCGGTGCCGGGATTCAGTCTGTGGGCGTTGGATTCACTACGCAAAGCCAATCGCTACGTCGAGGTCAATCGCGAGCAACTCGACTATTTGAGCTACGGCCGGGTGATGGACACGACCCGCATGCGTCAGGAGCTCGAATACCATCCCAAGTGGACCACTGCGGAGGCTTTCGACGATTACGTACGCGGCAGAGGTTTGACTCCCATTATCGATCCAGAATGGGTACGCTCCATTGAAGGTCGAGCCGTAGCCGCAGCGCAGCGCTTTGGCGGACGAATCAAAATCAACTGATGGTGGGGCGAGGTTAGTTTCGTGGCGGGCGACTCAAAGGCGAAAGTCATTCCGCTGCACGGGAATACAGGTCGTGCAGCGGCGCAACGACGTGCTGGCCGCGCGCAGGCTTCCCGGCAACATCCGTCACTGCTCTCCGAACCCGACACCCACGCGTCGGCAGACGAGATCGCCGCGGTTGTCCGTGAAATCGATCTGCACCGTCGCGGCGCGTCCGACGTCGAGCAGACTCCCAACGAGCTTGCGCAAAAGGTCAGCGCGGTCGCTGACTTTCTGCGGCATCGGTTCACCGGCGACTACCGCGTCGACGAGTTCGGGTTCGATCCGCATTTCAACGACGCGTTTGTGCGGCCGTTGCTGCGGTTCTTTTTCAAGTCCTGGTTCCGGGTCGAGGTCAGCGGCATCGAGCACCTTCCCGACACCGGCGCGGCGCTGGTGGTGGCCAACCACGCCGGCGTGTTGCCGTTCGACGGGCTGATGGCCTCGGTGGCCGTGCACGACGAGCATCCCGCGCACCGGGATCTGCGGCTGCTGGCCGCCGATATGGTGTTCGACCTGCCGATGGTCGGCGCCGCTGCCCGCAAGGCCGGCCACACCATGGCCTGCACCGCCGACGCCCATCGCCTGCTGGCCGCCGGCGAGCTGACCGCGGTGTTCCCCGAGGGCTACAAGGGCCTCGGCAAGCGCTTCAAGGACCGCTACAAGCTGCAGCGGTTCGGCCGCGGCGGCTTCGTCGCGGCGGCGCTGCGCACCAAGGCTCCGATCATCCCGTGCTCGATCGTCGGGTCCGAGGAGATCTACCCGATGCTGACCGACGTCAGGTTGTTGGCCCGGTTGTTCGGTCTGCCGTATTTCCCGATCACGCCGCTGTTCCCGCTGGCCGGGCCCGCCGGGCTGGTGCCGCTGCCGTCGAAGTGGCATATCGCGTTCGGTGAGCCGATCGACACCGCGCACTACGAGCACGCCGACGCCGAAGATCCGATGGTCACCTTCGAGTTGACCGATCAGGTGCGCGAGACGATCCAGCAGACGCTCTATCAGCTGCTGGCCGGGCGCCGAAACATGTTCTTCGGCTAGAACCCCCGAGCTAAGCGGGCTTGACCAGGGTGAACTGCGCCACGTCGCAGGCGCCCTCGCGGAACAACTCGGCGCATCCAGTCAGGTACTTCATGTAGCGCTCGTAGACCTCTTCGGACTGGATCTTGATCGCCTCGTCCTTGCGGGACTCCAGCGCCGCAGCCCAGAAGTCCAGGGTCCGCGCGTAGTGCTGTCGCAGCGGCTGGACGCGGGTGAGCTCGAAGCCAGCCTTAGTGGCGTGATCCTCGACGATGGCGACGGTCGGCAGGCGGCCGCCGGGGAAGATCTCTTGCATCATGAACAGGGCGAACCGCGCTCTGGTCATGGTCATCTTGATGCCGCGGTCTGCCAATTCCTGGTCGGTCGGGACGACGATGGTGTGCAACATCATGGTGCCGCCGGCGGGCAGCGCATCCCAGGCCATCTTGAAGAAGTCGTCGTAGCGTTCGAAACCGAAGTGCTCGAAGGCACCGATCGAGACGATCCGGTCGACCGGCTCGTGGAACTGCTCCCAGCCGTTCAGCAGTACCCTCCGCGAGCGCGGGGTGTCCAGTTCGTCGAACGACTTCTGCACGTGCTCGGCCTGGTTCTTGGACAGCGTCAGGCCGATCACGTTGACGTCGTACTTCTCGATCGCGCGGCGCAGGGTGGCCCCCCAGCCGCAACCCACGTCGAGCAGGGTCATGCCCGGCTCCAGACCGAGCTTGCCCAGCGACAGGTCGACCTTGGCCAGCTGGGCTTCTTCCAGCGTCATGTCGTCGCGTTCGAAGTAGGCGCAGCTGTAGGTCTGGCTCGGGTCTAAAAAGAGCTGGTAGAACTCGTCGGACAGGTCGTAATGCGACTGGACGTCGTCAAAATGCGGCGTCAATTCGGTGCTCATCGGATTGGGGTCCCCCTGATTCGTCCGCGCTGACATTATGCCCCGCTTCGGATCGAAGCAATTGCCGCGATGGTGGCTTCGGCATTCGCGTCTGGACTTGTGGATTCGCCGAGCATCGTGACGATGCTGGTGATCACCGGCTTTCC
This genomic window contains:
- a CDS encoding helix-turn-helix domain-containing protein, giving the protein MTSMNGPSGRDSAGGKAGRDSGSADGQQPRTQFLTVAEVAALMRVSKMTVYRLVHNGELPAVRVGRSFRVHAKAVHDMLESSYFDAG
- the proC gene encoding pyrroline-5-carboxylate reductase; translation: MARIAIVGGGSMGEALLSGLLRAGRQVKDLVVAERMPDRARYLADTYSVLVTSLPDAVGNATFVIIAVKPSDVGSTVADIAQIACDAAHDSPDQVVITVAAGVTTAYLESKLPAGTPVVRVMPNAPALVGAGISAMAPGRYATPEQLKEVAALFDSVGAVLTVPEEHLDAVTAVSGSGPAYFFLMVEALVDAGVGAGLSRAVATELVSQTMAGSAALLLDRMEQDRGTGSDAARDLSLDTTAARLRAVVTSPGGTTAAALRELEKRGLRAAVDEAVRAAKTRSEQLRITSE
- the regX gene encoding two-component sensory transduction protein RegX, whose translation is MTSVLIVEDEESLADPLAFLLRKEGFEATVVTDGQSALAEFDRAGADIVLLDLMLPGMSGTDVCKQLRSRSSVPVIMVTARDSEIDKVVGLELGADDYVTKPYSARELIARIRAVLRRGGDDDSEITDGVLESGPVRMDVERHVVSVNGEPITLPLKEFDLLEYLMRNSGRVLTRGQLIDRVWGADYVGDTKTLDVHVKRLRSKIESDPANPIHLVTVRGLGYKLEG
- a CDS encoding 30S ribosomal protein bS22 gives rise to the protein MGSVIKKRRKRMSKKKHRKLLRRTRVQRRKLGK
- a CDS encoding Ppx/GppA phosphatase family protein — encoded protein: MRLGVLDVGSNTVNLLVVDARRGGHPTPMSSTKATLRLAESIDGSGKITRKGADKLIETIDEFEKIADSSGCAELMAFATSAVRDATNSDDVLSRVRKETGVQLQVLRGVDESRLTFLAVRRWYGWSAGRIINLDIGGGSLEMSSGVDEEPEVALSLPLGAGRLTREWLKDDPPGRRRVGMLRDWLDAELADASAKLLDAGNPDLAVATSKTFRSLARLTGAAPSADGPRVKRTLTANGLRQLISFISRMTTADRAELEGVSAERAPQIVAGALVAEASMRALSLDSVDICPWALREGLILRKLDSEADGTALVETSVRDAVKQRADRNGGKK
- a CDS encoding thioesterase family protein, producing MTPLFTSAMALREVREDGVRRIYEGELNKIWTIGPKVHGGAMVALCANAARTAHGGPVEPVAVSASFLSAPDPGPMQLVTSMRKRGRRISVVDVELIQGDRAAVHAVITLGEPEHLVPPLLSANPAVGLMDPEPPDDVLPIAPGHRLAGLVNLAEGCEVRTLTSTLGISTDGKPPVIQNWVRPRDAAPDVLFALMCGDISAPVSFAVDRTGWAPTVQLTAYLRGLPADGWLRVVCTCVQIGQDWFDEDHTVVDCEGRIVVQSRQLAMVPAP
- a CDS encoding sugar phosphate isomerase/epimerase family protein, which produces MRPAIKVGLSTASVYPMKTEAAFEYAAKLGYDGVELMVWGESVSQDIGAVAKLSKRYRVPVLSVHAPCLLISQRVWGANPIAKLDRSVRAAEKLGAQTVVVHPPFRWQRRYVDGFTEQVAQLEESSDVLVAVENMFPFRADRFFGAGQTMERMRRRGGGPGPGISAFAPSYDPLDGNHAHYTLDLSHTATAGTDAVDMAERMGSGLVHLHLCDGTGLPADEHLTPGRGTQPVVEVCEMLATGDFAGHVVLEVSTSSARSVHEREAMLAESLQFARTHLLR
- a CDS encoding sensor histidine kinase; this encodes MTVFSALSLAGVLFLAALAVGVTVGARLAPRALERRQRAVVEAAGITVAQMLDRIVALMPLGAAVVDRHRDVVYHNGRAKELGLVRERQLDDEAWQAARKTLTDGSDVEFDLMPGKRLVPGRAGLSVHGQARLLSEEDRRFAVVFVYDHSEYARMEATRRDFVANVSHELKTPVGAMSVLAEALLSSADDPETVRRFGEKVLVEATRLGNMVSELIELSRLQGAERLPDMGAVDVDSVVAEAISRHKVPADNSDITVRTDEPSGLRMMGEQALLVTAVANLVSNAIAYSPRGSLVSISRRRRGENIEIAVTDRGIGIARKDQERVFERFFRADKARSRATGGTGLGLAIVKHVAANHNGSIGLWSQLGTGSTFTLSIPAYDTVYDPPEQPPEREIRPMKPQREPQREEELHR
- a CDS encoding SDR family oxidoreductase — encoded protein: MESSGGQSGNGPDTVHYPKVVLVTGACRFLGGYLTARLAQNPMINRVIAVDAVAPSKDMLRRMGRAEFVRADIRNPFVAKVIRNGDVDTVVHAAAASFAPRSGGGAALKEINVLGAMQLFAACQKAPSVKRVVLKSTSEVYGSSAHDPVMFTEDSSSRRPFREGFPKDSLDIEGYTRGLGRRRPDIAVTILRLANMIGPAMETTLSRYLAGPLVPTVLGRDARLQLLHEQDALGALERAVMAGRAGTFNIGGSGVMMLSQAIRRAGRVSLPVPGFSLWALDSLRKANRYVEVNREQLDYLSYGRVMDTTRMRQELEYHPKWTTAEAFDDYVRGRGLTPIIDPEWVRSIEGRAVAAAQRFGGRIKIN